The genome window TCTTTAAATGTAACTTCTTCCAAATTTATTAGGGATCTCAGTAATCTTTCTCAATGAATAATGCGGTCTTCAGTTTGTTCTAAATTTATCTGAGGTCTGTAGGGTTTATCTCCATATATTTTCAGCATCGCAAATATTTAATCTTTATTTTCCACTTCGATAGGCTCCGTCCATCGCCTTAAGGGAAAACGGTAATTAGAGAATTTTATAATCAAATTCATGTAATTTTAAATTATGGCTTTATTTTAGGGAAATGTCGGTAGGCAAGTGGTATTTGCGATGCAATTTGATATGGTTGTCCTCCCAGAAAATTTCAGAGTAGATGTTAGAAGTGTAGGAAACGTCTAGATGTGAAATTTATCTGGAATCTGCTAGAACTATCTGTTAACAATTAAGGAAAATCACTTCCCTTTCTTCTTATAATAAGCATCCAACACCGTTTTTCTCCCTACAGTTTTTGTAATAATATCTTTTTCCATATCCCAACCACGCGCAGGGCTATACTCACGGCCGTACCAAATGATTTGAAGATGCAAGTCATTCCATACTTCCTCTGGGAAGAGTCTTTTAGCATCTTTTTCTGTTTGTACCACGTTCTTTCCATTGGTGAGATTCCAGCGGTACATCAATCTGTGAATATGGGTGTCTACAGGAAACGTAGGAATACCAAATGACTGCGCCATTACTACGGCAGCGGTTTTGTGTCCTACGGCTGGAAACTCTTCTAATTCCTCGTAAGTTCTTGGGACGATACCCTTATGTTTATCAATCAGGATTTGAGAAAGTCCATGGATTCCTTTAGCTTTCATAGGAGAGAGCCCGACAGGTTTGATGATCTCGCGTATTTCTTCTACGCTCAGTTTTACCATGTCATAAGGATTATCTGCTCGATCAAATAGCAGCGGTGTGATCTTGTTGACCCGTACGTCTGTACTTTGCGCACTCATTAAAACAGCAATCAATAAGGTGAATGGATCGGTATGATCTAGGGGTATAGGAATTTCTGGATATAACTCTTCCAGCTTATTTATGATAAATGCAACTTTTTCTAATTTGTTCATTCCTATCTTTATACTTTAATTCATTCAAAAATACGATATGACTTCATTAAAAGTAGGAGATAAAGCTCCAGATTTTTCAATTCTTAATCAAGATGAACAAACCGTTTCTTTATCGGATTTTGCCGGTAAGAAATTGGTTTTATTCTTTTACCCTAAAGCAAGTACACCAGGTTGTACCGCTGAGGCGTGTAATTTAAGGGATAATATAGATCGTTTTCGCGCAAGCGGCTATGAGATTTTAGGAGCAAGTGCTGATAGTCCTAAACGACAAAAGAACTTTCAAACTAAATATGAACTTCCATACGATCTTCTTGCAGATGAAGATCATAAGCTGTTAAATGCTTTTCAAGTTTGGGGTCCTAAAAAGTTTATGGGTAAAGAATACGACGGGATTCACCGCACCACCTTTGTAATAGATGAAAAGGGCGTGCTCACTGATGTGATTCAAAAGGTAAAAACCAAAGATCACGCGGCTCAAATTTTATAAGGGGGCGTCTTCTGTGTGAGATGCAGCATCCTTATTAGAATTTTGCTCGTTATTGTTGCAACCGAAGAGGTTCTCCTTTTCCATTAAAGTGGGAATTCCTTCGGGCAACATTTGTTTCCATCCATCTTCTCCTGCGTCAATCATACGCAATACTTCCCTAGAGAAAATATGAAGGATATCAGGATTATAGTCTTCTAGGTCTTTTAGTTTACCATTGTATTTAAAGAATTTGTAAAGTTCTTTCATGCGAGGATGTACCTTTAGGTTTTCGCTTGTTGTCAACTCTCCAGTTTCTTGATCGAGCATGGGGTAAAGATAAACTCTCAAATCTTTAAAGAATAGTTTTCCAAAAGCTTCCAAAATTCCACCACTCAAGTGCGTATAATATTTAGTATCAAAAATCTCTACTAGATTATTGACCCCCATTACTAGACCTATACGTTCTTTAGTATAATTATTAAAGTACTCTACTAACTTATAGTATTCTTTAAAGTTAGAAATCATAACGGTCTGTCCAAGGGAACAAAGCAGCTCTGCTCGGTGCATAAAGTCTTTTTCGTCTATTTCTCCACTGGCTCTTAAGTTAGACAGGGTTATTTCAAATATGGTTTCTACATTTTCTTCTTTTACCCTACCTGATTTTAAGAACCTGCGGCGGGCAGTTTCAAACATATCCATGTTTACTTTAGTTACCGGACGGAAACTACCTCGCAGTGCCAATACATTTTTCTTATAAAGGATACGAGCACTTAAAATATTATTCCCATCAGGTCCGAACATTACGGCCTCAGTCATTCCGTGTTTAAGAAGCTGTAAACTCATCAAACGATTATCTACATCTTTAAAACGCGGACCAGCAAAATTAATCATGTCAATCTCGATCTTATCCTTATCGATATGATCGTATAGGTATTCCAGTAATTTTCTAGGGTTATCATGCTTATAAAAAGCACCATATATCAAGTTAGTTCCCAGAATACCCAATGTAATTTGTTGCAATCTAGCATCGCGTTCTTTAAAACGCACATGTAGTATAATCTCTGAATAATCCTCTTCAGGGGAAGCTTGAAATCTAATTCCTACCCAGCCATGTCCTAAGTATCGCTTAGCAAAGTCAATGGTTGCTACGGTGTTAGCATAAGTAAAGAATAATTTTTCTGGATGTTTTTCTCGAGAAAGTCTTTCTTCAATAAGGTTGGACTCGTGATCCAGCATTTTCACTAATCTGGACTCTGTGACATAACGTCCGTCATCTTGAATCCCATAAATAGAATCTGAGAAATCCTTGTCATAAGCACTCATTGCTTTTGCAATAGTACCAGAAGCGCCACCAGCTCTAAAAAATTGTCTAACCGTTTCTTGTCCAGCACCTATTTCGGCAAAGGTTCCGTAAATGTTACGGTTCAGGTTAATTCTAAGGACTTTGTTTTTTATGGATGGAACAGATTCAAAATCGTGATCTCCTGGTAAGCTTAAACCCATTTTGTATATTTTGGTGTTGATACAAAGGTAGGAAACAACGCTACTTTAATGAAAAAATATCAATACTTTTATAAAACAATTATGGAAGTAAAAATTACGATTTTAGGAACTGGTACGTCACAAGGAATTCCTGTTATAGGTAGCTCACATCCAGTGTGTTTGAGTGAGAATTCTAAGGATAAACGTCTTAGAGTGAGTGCTATGTTTGAAGTAAATGACAAGCGTTTCATCATCGATTGTGGTCCTGATTTCCGCCAGCAGATGCTCACACAAGAAGTTTCTGCTATTGATGCTATGATATTCACCCATGAACATGCTGATCATACGGCAGGATTAGATGATTTAAGGCCGTTCTACTTTCGTCAAGGGAACTTGCAATGTTACATGACTTCTCGAGTTCATAATGCCCTTAAAGAACGCTTCAGTTATATATTTACTACCGAAAATAAATATCCAGGTGTAGCTACATTAGACGTTCATGAATTTGAAAAGGAGTCTTTTGAAATAGACGGTATTCGTGTGATTCCTGTTTTGGCAGACCACGGTTATATACCAGTTCATGGTTATAGAATAGGAGATATTGCCTATATGACTGATGTGAAGACCATCGCTCCAGGCGAAAAGGAGAAGCTTAAAAATCTAGATGTTTTGGTACTTAATATGCTGCGTAAAGAAACTCATGCTACACACCTTAATCTAGAAGAAGCATTAGAATTAGTAAGGGAATTACAACCTAAACGTACTTACTTTACACATATAAGTCATCACCTAGGTTTTCATGATGAAGTGCAAAAAACACTTCCTGAAAACGTATTTTTGGCATACGATAACCTTGAAATTACATCACATTGATAAAAAGTTTTTATTTATACCTGTTTATTTTTGCATCCTTAATTGCATTGGTCATCTACGTTAATGGTAGAAAATATCAAGAAAAGCTAGAAGACCAAGTGCAAAGTCTTAGAAAAGAGCTCTATGAAACAGATCAAGAGCGTAAAGAGGCTCTGTCTACAGAAGTAAAAGCCGATTATGAAAATTCGGTTTTTTCTTTAAAGGGAAACCCTGAATCAGAAAATTATTTAGACAGCATGGGTTTAGAAGCTTCTGAAGTGGAGGCTCTAGTTAGAGATCAATTGTTAGAGCTCAATATTAAGGAAGGTGGTAATCCATTGGTTCCTTATATAGGTCAAGGCCGTGGTTTTAGAATCAACGATACAAAGTTTATCAATCACAAATGGGTGCTCGCTAACTTCACCGATAACGATCGCTGGGGTGATGTCGTTATACGATATGATATCAATGAGAAGAAAGAAGTAGAGATGGAAACGATTAAAGCCTTGTTGTTTGACAAGAATACAAACAACTAATCCAATCTATAAATTCGCACTTTACGTTTCTTAATTTTACTATTATTGAGCTGTTGGGTGAGGTTATAAGCCTTTTCAAAAGGTACTGCGACAAAGGCACAGTCTTGCTTTAATTCAATTTCGCCCAGTTCCTCTTTACCTAGGTTGCCTTGTTTAAAGAACAACCCAGCGATGTCTCCTTTGGAGATTTTATCTTTTCTTCCACCAGAAATAAAGAGTGTTTCCCATTTTTGATGGTGGGTTACTTTTAATCGCTCTGCATATTCTAGAGGCGTACTTTCTCCTATATAATCAGGAAGTTTATGTTTCTTATTGTGCAAAATATAAGCCGTTCCATTGGCATGCATTCTAGCTGTACGACCATTTCTATGGGTGAATTCTTCTTTGTGAAAAGGAAGCTCGTAATGAATAATAAAATCCAGCTCAGGCACATCTATTCCACGAGCCGCAAGATCTGTGGCTAGCAATAGCTGGTGGGTTCCGTTCCTAAACTTGATCAACGCACGCTCGCGATCCCGTTGCTCGAGCCCGCCATAAAAGACCGAATGAGAGATATTCCTGCTTTTTAGAAACTCACTGACTTCTTCAATAGAATCTTTAAAATTACAAAAGATGATACCGTTACCATTGCTAGTTCGAGCAATGATTTGCTCGAGATTGATAAAACGGTTCTTAGAATCCGACGCCATGGTTTTAATCTGTAGTACACTACCGGTCTCCTTCTCAAATTTCAACACCTGGGGATTCTCTAATCCTACAAATTCAGGAATTTTCACTTTAAAAGTGGCCGAGGTCAGGATATTACGAGTCACATGGGGCAATGAACCTACTATCTCTTTCATCTCTTTTTCAAAACCAGTCTCCAGCGATTTATCAAATTCATCTAGAATTAAAGTTTTAATAAAAGAAGGGTCAAAAGATTCACGCCTTAAATGATCAGCAATTCTTCCTGGAGTTCCTACGAGAATAGTAGGAGTGTGTTGCAAATCTTCCTTATCCTTTGCCCCGGCGCGTCCACCATAAATGGCATTTGCTTTATAACCTGTTCCCATTTCTCTAATCACTTGCTCTATTTGTATGGCAAGCTCGCGAGAAGGAACTAAAATCAATGCTTGGACTTCGGTAAGCTCTGGATTTAATAATTCGATTACTGGAAGTAGAAAAGCCAATGTTTTTCCTGTTCCAGTAGGTGAGATGATCACTGTATCTCTATGATTTGTAATGGCGTCATGCGCTTGTAACTGCATGTCGTTTAAAGAAACAATCCCCAGTTTATCCAGAATTTGTTGACGTGATTTGATGGAATTATTCATGGATATTATTTTAATTTAAATTACTGAGTTAAAATCCGCTTCTCCAGCCATTCTTTCATATCATAGAAATTATCTCTAGAAACACCGTGTCCTATAGGATACTCTTTGAACATATAGTCGGCATGGATTTCTTCCATAATCTGTGGTGCTTTTTTTGCCCATTGATAAGGGATCACTTGATCTACCGTTCCATGAGAAATGAAGTAGTTGGTTTTGATCTCGCTTTTGCGAAAGCGTGCTTCTAGTCCACTTCTTCCTGCAATTAAATCTTCATTGACATAACCACTCATCG of Nonlabens sp. Ci31 contains these proteins:
- a CDS encoding endonuclease III domain-containing protein; its protein translation is MNKLEKVAFIINKLEELYPEIPIPLDHTDPFTLLIAVLMSAQSTDVRVNKITPLLFDRADNPYDMVKLSVEEIREIIKPVGLSPMKAKGIHGLSQILIDKHKGIVPRTYEELEEFPAVGHKTAAVVMAQSFGIPTFPVDTHIHRLMYRWNLTNGKNVVQTEKDAKRLFPEEVWNDLHLQIIWYGREYSPARGWDMEKDIITKTVGRKTVLDAYYKKKGK
- the bcp gene encoding thioredoxin-dependent thiol peroxidase — translated: MTSLKVGDKAPDFSILNQDEQTVSLSDFAGKKLVLFFYPKASTPGCTAEACNLRDNIDRFRASGYEILGASADSPKRQKNFQTKYELPYDLLADEDHKLLNAFQVWGPKKFMGKEYDGIHRTTFVIDEKGVLTDVIQKVKTKDHAAQIL
- a CDS encoding TonB-dependent receptor; its protein translation is MGLSLPGDHDFESVPSIKNKVLRINLNRNIYGTFAEIGAGQETVRQFFRAGGASGTIAKAMSAYDKDFSDSIYGIQDDGRYVTESRLVKMLDHESNLIEERLSREKHPEKLFFTYANTVATIDFAKRYLGHGWVGIRFQASPEEDYSEIILHVRFKERDARLQQITLGILGTNLIYGAFYKHDNPRKLLEYLYDHIDKDKIEIDMINFAGPRFKDVDNRLMSLQLLKHGMTEAVMFGPDGNNILSARILYKKNVLALRGSFRPVTKVNMDMFETARRRFLKSGRVKEENVETIFEITLSNLRASGEIDEKDFMHRAELLCSLGQTVMISNFKEYYKLVEYFNNYTKERIGLVMGVNNLVEIFDTKYYTHLSGGILEAFGKLFFKDLRVYLYPMLDQETGELTTSENLKVHPRMKELYKFFKYNGKLKDLEDYNPDILHIFSREVLRMIDAGEDGWKQMLPEGIPTLMEKENLFGCNNNEQNSNKDAASHTEDAPL
- a CDS encoding MBL fold metallo-hydrolase — protein: MKKYQYFYKTIMEVKITILGTGTSQGIPVIGSSHPVCLSENSKDKRLRVSAMFEVNDKRFIIDCGPDFRQQMLTQEVSAIDAMIFTHEHADHTAGLDDLRPFYFRQGNLQCYMTSRVHNALKERFSYIFTTENKYPGVATLDVHEFEKESFEIDGIRVIPVLADHGYIPVHGYRIGDIAYMTDVKTIAPGEKEKLKNLDVLVLNMLRKETHATHLNLEEALELVRELQPKRTYFTHISHHLGFHDEVQKTLPENVFLAYDNLEITSH
- a CDS encoding DEAD/DEAH box helicase — translated: MNNSIKSRQQILDKLGIVSLNDMQLQAHDAITNHRDTVIISPTGTGKTLAFLLPVIELLNPELTEVQALILVPSRELAIQIEQVIREMGTGYKANAIYGGRAGAKDKEDLQHTPTILVGTPGRIADHLRRESFDPSFIKTLILDEFDKSLETGFEKEMKEIVGSLPHVTRNILTSATFKVKIPEFVGLENPQVLKFEKETGSVLQIKTMASDSKNRFINLEQIIARTSNGNGIIFCNFKDSIEEVSEFLKSRNISHSVFYGGLEQRDRERALIKFRNGTHQLLLATDLAARGIDVPELDFIIHYELPFHKEEFTHRNGRTARMHANGTAYILHNKKHKLPDYIGESTPLEYAERLKVTHHQKWETLFISGGRKDKISKGDIAGLFFKQGNLGKEELGEIELKQDCAFVAVPFEKAYNLTQQLNNSKIKKRKVRIYRLD